A window of Panicum virgatum strain AP13 chromosome 8K, P.virgatum_v5, whole genome shotgun sequence contains these coding sequences:
- the LOC120645067 gene encoding transmembrane protein 45A-like — MGSFKGHALPGTLFLLVGLWRAWSAASRFAAAPSAFRVRAWNPVPCASSSSPLRLLELYVIAGGALADMCVEVLYSTHLRIFAAGGVNPAHLNDLEHGGMLLMFFLFGALALASQLHPRYLPLTDGVLCLAAATAFTAEFVLFYFHSTTHMGLEGYYHYLLVVLIGLCIAATVLGALLPGSFPVDLASGVLIALQGLWFYQTAFTLYGPMLPAGCARDAGGHIECRAHAAQERAEQLANFQLFGLVFLAFVYALGCYAVAAARHGHPDLKAMHDEHVAAMEGHAGAGAGAAAAQEECAI, encoded by the exons ATGGGTTCCTTCAAGGGCCACGCGCTCCCCGGCACGCTGTTCCTGCTCGTGGGGCTGTGGCGGGCCTGGTCCGCGGCGTCGCGCTTCGCCGCAGCGCCCTCCGCCTTCCGCGTCCGCGCCTGGAACCCCGTCCCCtgcgcctcctcgtcgtcgccgctgcgGCTGCTCGAGCTCTACGtcatcgccggcggcgccctcgcGGACATGTGCGTCGAGGTGCTCTACTCCACGCACCTCCGCAtcttcgccgccggcggggtCAACCCCGCACACCTCAACGACCTCGAGCACGGCGGCATGCTCCTCATGTTCTTCCTCTTCggcgccctcgcgctcgcctcCCAGCTCCACCCCAG GTACCTGCCCTTGACCGATGGCGTCCTGtgcctggcggcggcgacggcgttcaCGGCGGAGTTCGTGCTCTTCTACTTCCACTCCACCACCCACATGGGCCTGGAGGGCTACTACCActacctcctcgtcgtcctcatcgGCCTCTGcatcgccgccaccgtcctcggCGCGCTCCTGCCGGGGAGCTTCCCCGTCGACCTCGCCTCCGGCGTGCTCATCGCCCTGCAGGGCCTCTGGTTCTACCAGACGGCGTTCACGCTGTACGGGCCCATGCTCCCCGCCGGCTGCGcccgcgacgccggcggccaCATCGAgtgccgcgcgcacgccgcccagGAGCGCGCCGAGCAGCTCGCCAACTTCCAGCTGTTCGGGCTCGTGTTCCTGGCCTTCGTGTACGCGCTCGGCTGctacgccgtcgccgcggccagGCACGGGCACCCGGACCTCAAGGCGATGCACGACGAGCACGTCGCCGCGATGGAAGGTCACGccggagccggcgccggcgccgccgccgcccaggaggAGTGCGCGATCTAG